CGCTTGTAACTCAATTCCAATTCCTCGCGCTTGCCTTTAACAGAATTCAGGATATTCCGCACGGAATTGCGGCTGGCGTCCAGGATCCGGCTTTTCTCAAATGTCAGAAAAGCGCTCAATGGTTCGTCCCTGGGGATTTCCCGGTATTCGGAAGCCGCCAGGACCGTATCGGGCACCTGGATGGCAGCGCCCACCTGTTCCCGGATCTTTGCCGCCAGGCTGTCTGCCCTGCGGTTTTGGGCGGTATCTGCCTTATTTCCGGTTGCCGCGTCCGTGTCCAACTCGGAATCCGGTTCCGGGTTGCGGTCTGCAACTGCAGTATCCGAAAGAGTCGAATCCCTGGGGATGGAATCCGTACTGCGGACCATGGACGAGTCGGTGCCGCCGGCCGCAACGGAATCCGCAGGGCTCAGGGTCATCACCCCCATACGCGATCGGGTACTGCGCGAAAAAGCAGCCGCCACCCGGAAATTGTGCTCCCGGATCGAATCGATATCCGTCCGAAGCCGGGAGACGTTTTTCATCCGGTCCGTTTCCACGTTCCGGTCTGCTTCCAGGTCCTCCATGTTATCCGGCAGGGCAATATTCATGATGTAGGTGTCGAAATCGGCCTTGGCAAAGGGATGGGTACGCTGGTTGCTGCCGGAGGCCTGCGTCATTTCGTGATAATAGTGGCCGTCCCGCAATACGAGCTGGATAATATCCGAGCCTTCACCACTGATCAGCTCGCCGGTGGCCGCCTTGATCACCGTGGTATTCCGCTGCAGGTTAGATTTTTCGTGGATAACCACATTTTCAAGGAAGCGGTCGTTCTCCCCGTATTTGCGATCAACCTTGATGTTCTTGCCCTCAAAATCGCTGAACACCCCCTCCGTGATGACAGCGGCCGGTTTCAGGGTGGCGATATTCCGGCGCAGGTTGTAGATTTTCTGTTCGGAGATCGGGATCACCGTATTGGCAAAATAAAACGTGACAAACCCCAGGAGGGATACAAATACGATTAGCGGCAGCATGGATCGCTGCAGGGAAATGCCGGACGCCTTCATGGCGGCAAACTCGTAATTCTCGGCAAAGGCCCCGAAGGTCAGGATGGAGGAGAGCAGGACGGTAAGCGGGAGTACCTTCTCGGTCAGGTTCGGCATCAGGTAAAAGAGGAACTTCCCGATAATGATGATGTCCAACCCCTTCCCGGCCAGATCGTCGATAAAGAGCCAGATCGTCTGGAAAATGAAGATGAACATCAGGATCACGAACGAACTGAAAAAATTCGTAAGGAACCTTTTCAGGATATATTGATCGAGAATGCGCAAGCTGCTAGTTTCTTATGATGTAGTACCCGTCGTCGGTAAACTTCTGCTCATCAAAGGTAAACAAGGATTTTGACAGGGGTTGATCTGTTTTAAAAGAATTAACAGTAATGGTGGTCTTAGTGCCGTTGCTGCCGGTTTCAATCAACCGGTAAATATGCTTGGTCTCCACGTCGATACCCAGCAGGATACTCCTGATATCCGAATCCGAATCGATGGGCGTCAGCTTCACGTACTGGATTTTCCGGCCCTGGACGTTTTGCAGTACGTCCCAGGCGTAATTGTGGCCTTCCCGATAGAAGGTGAGCATCCGGGACGGGCTCACGGTACCCGGGTCGTCGCTTTTGTCCTCGATGGTGACTTCTTCATTCTCCGGGACCACCGTGTAGACTTTGTCCCCGTCGTAGAGTTGCTGGGCGCCCATATAGTTGAGGACGTATTTTTCGCCCTGCAGCGTGAGGTCGCCCCGGGTCTCCTGACGGACGTTGGCTTCCGTGTTGTTCAGTTCAAATTTGAAGTCCACAAAAATATTGTCGTAGCCCCGGACCTTGTCATACACCTCGTCCAGCAAGGCCTTGGCTTTTTCAGGTTGCTGGGCGGTTGCCGAAGAAACGGCCAACAAGGCCAGGATTACTATGAGAATTCTCGGTTTCATGTGTTTCAATTTGTTTCGTTGTTCAATAACTGGTCCAGGGCGGCTATATCCGGCACGAGTACCTGCCGTGCCTTGCTGCCTTCAAATGGGCCTACGATCCCCGCAGCTTCCAGCTGGTCGATAATCCGGCCTGCCCGGTTGTATCCCAGCTTCAATTTCCGCTGGATCAGGGAGGCCGAGCCTTGTTGGGCCGTTACGATGACCTCGGCGGCATCCCGGAACATATCGTCCCGCTCCTCAATACTGTAATCAAGCCCCGTGCCAGAATCCTCGCCCACGTATTCCGGCAGCAGGTGGGCATCCGGGTAGGCCCGTTGGGAACCGATGTATTCGGTGATTTTGGCTACCTCCGGGGTGTCTACAAAGGCGCATTGCAGGCGGATCGTGTCGTTCCCCTGGGTAAAGAGCATGTCGCCACGCCCGATCAGCTGGTCCGCCCCCTGGGTGTCCAGGATGGTCCGCGAGTCGATCTTGGAGGTCACCCGGAAGGCAATCCGCGCCGGGAAATTCGCCTTGATCAGCCCGGTAATCACGTTGACCGACGGCCGCTGGGTAGCGATGATCAGGTGGATGCCGATGGCCCGGGCCAGTTGCGCCAGCCGGGCGATGGGGGTTTCCACCTCCTTGCCAGCAGACATGATCAGGTCGGCAAACTCGTCGATCACCAATACAATATAGGGGAGGTAGCGGTGGCCTTCGTTCGGGTTGAGCTTACGCGCCTTGAACTTCTTGTTGTACTCCGCAATATTCCGCACCAGGGCCGCCTTCAGCAATTCGTACCGGTTGTCCATCTCAATACAGAGGGAGTTCAGCGTATGGATCACTTTCGTGTTGTCCGTAATGATGGCTTCCTCGGTATCCGGCAGTTTGGCCAGGAAATGGCGTTCGATCTTGTTGTACAGCGTCAGCTCTACTTTTTTCGGGTCTACCAGTACAAACTTCACTTCGGCCGGGTGCCGTTTGTAGAGCAGGGAGGTCAGGATGGCGTTCAGGCCGACGGATTTCCCCTGCCCGGTGGCGCCGGCCATCAGGAGGTGGGGCATCTTGGCCAGGTCTACCACAAAGGTCTCGTTGCTGATGCTCTTGCCCAGGGCAATGGGCAGTTGCATCTCGGCATTCTGGAATTTCTTGGAGGCGATCACCGACCGCATGGAGACCGTGGTCGGTTTCTTGTTGGGCACCTCGATCCCGATGGTCCCCTTGCCGGGTATGGGGGCGATAATCCGAATCCCCAGGGCCGCCAGGGACAGGGCGATGTCATCTTCCAGGTTTTTGATTCGGGAAATACGGATACCGGCTTCCGGCACGATTTCGTAGAGGGTCACCGTGGGTCCGATGGTCGCTTTAATCTGGGCGATCCCGATCTTGTAATTCCGCAGCGTATCTACAATCTTGTTCTTGTTCTCCTCCAGTTCCTCCTGGTTGATGGTAATACCCCCCGAAGCCCCATGCGTGTCCAGCAGGTCCAGGTGGGGGAATTTGTATTTGGAGAGTTCCAGGGTGGGGTCGAATTCCCCGAAATCTGAGACGAGCTGGCTGGAGCGCAGGTCCGTTTCGTCGGTTTCCTCCTCCTGTTCGGCCACCTCTATTTCGAGTTCCTGCCCCGGATCCTCATCCGCAGGCTGGGAATCGCCGGATAGGCTGGGAATGTCCTTTTTGTGCGTATAGGGGTCTGGTTTGACGGGTTCCGGTTCGGCTTCCTGTGACCCTTCCCCTTCGGCCGTTAAATCCATGGCGGCAGCCGTTGCCTCCGTTGCGTCGGGCTGGGAAGCCCCGGTTTCCGATGCCTTCCGGTTGCCGGACAGGGACATGCCGGGCACGTTCAATCGGGAAAATGCCTGTCCAACGGCCTGCGGGTCAAAGCCAAAGAGCCGTACCAGGATAACCACCAGGCCAAACAACAGCAGCAGCATGACCCCGATTTTGCCCGTGTAGTCCTGGAGGAAATCGTTCATCTCAAAGCCAATCTGGCCTCCGAGCAGGGGTTGCTGCGCGCCCAGGAAGCCGAGGCTGACAGATACCCAAATCAGCAACACAAGCCCCCAGATCCACTTGGTGAGCAGCCCGCGCAAGTCGATCCCGAGAAACATGTACAGGCCGGTCAGGCACAGCAGGACCGGGAAGACCAGGGAAGCCAGCCCAAATCCCTTGAACATAAAAAAATGGCTGACGGCCGCCCCGAACTTGTTGAGCAGGTTCCGGGCCTCTTTGTTGCGGTCTGCGAATTCGGTGAGCAGGCTCTGGTCGTCCTGCCAGTTAAAGTAAAACGAGATAAAACTGAAGAAAAGGGCGATGCTGAGGAGTACCAGCAAGCTGCCCAGGATGACCTTGTTTTGCCGGGAAAGGCGCAGGGAGCGCTTTTTTTTGGCCGACTTGGTTTTGCGTTTCTTTCTTGCCATGCAGTCCGTAGGAATATCAGCGGCTAAAATACAAATTTACGGGTGAAGGAACAGCCGAATGCCGGCTTAAAAGAGTTTGGGCAGGTAGATTATCAGGCCCACGATAGAGGCGAGGATGGAGGTAATCATCACGGCTCCGGCCGACATATCCTTGAGCCTGCCAATCCGCTCATCGTATTCGGGCTGGACGTAATCCGATAGTTTTTCAATGGCGGTATTCACTCCTTCCACACCCATTACCAAGCCGATGGCCAGCAATTGGAACATCCATTCGGTAGCCGATATGGAAAAATAAAAGCCGGCCCCGGTAACGACCAGGGCGATGACCGCCTGGATCTGGATGCTCCCTTCTGTGCGCACCAGCAACCAGGCCCCGCGCATGGCGATTCCCACACTTTTGATCCGGTTTCGGGTGAATGATTCTTCGGGCATCGGGTCGCTTATTTGGTGGTGCTGATCTGTTCCCTGAGTTGGGCGATCTTGATCCCGAAAGCTGCGAAGAACAGCGTGGTGAAGGGGCTGAGCCAATTGAATATGGCAAAAAACATGTAGTCTGCCACAGAGACGCCCAGGGTGGCGCTGTGATACGCCCCGCAGGTATTCCACGGGATCAGTACAGAGGTGACGGTACCCGAATCCTCCAGGGTCCGGCTCAGGTTCTCAGGGGCCAGACCCCGGTCTTCGTAGGCCTTGGCAAACATCTTTCCGGGAACGACGATGGCCAGGTATTGGTCCGATGCCGTGATATTCAGTGCCAGGCAGCTCCCCACCGTACTGGCGAACAGGCTGAAGGTGGATTTGGCCATGCCGAGCAGTGCCCCGGTAATCCGGGAGAGGGCGCCGATGGCATCCATGATGCCCCCGAATACCATGGCGCAGACAATCAGCCAGATGGTCCCGAGCATGCCCTCCATGCCTTTTGCGTAAAACAACTCAGACAGGGCGGCGTTGTCGGTTGGGACGGAGGTTGTGACCGTAATGGCGTTGAGTACGCCCTTATAGCCCGATTCAAAAGTGAGTTCGGCCGCCCCGGTAATACCCGCCACGACACCGGGCTGGAAAATCAGGGCGAACACCCCGCCCAGCAGCGTTCCGGCCAACAGGGCCACCAGAGGGGGCGTTTTGCGGACGATCATAAAAATCACGGCTGCCGGCACCAAAAACAACCAGCCGGATATATCGAAGGTCGCCTCGATAGAGCGAAGGATCCCACCCGTATCGGCATCCCCGCTTGTATCCAGGGTAA
This genomic window from Robiginitalea biformata HTCC2501 contains:
- a CDS encoding diacylglycerol kinase, with product MPEESFTRNRIKSVGIAMRGAWLLVRTEGSIQIQAVIALVVTGAGFYFSISATEWMFQLLAIGLVMGVEGVNTAIEKLSDYVQPEYDERIGRLKDMSAGAVMITSILASIVGLIIYLPKLF
- a CDS encoding DNA translocase FtsK; this translates as MARKKRKTKSAKKKRSLRLSRQNKVILGSLLVLLSIALFFSFISFYFNWQDDQSLLTEFADRNKEARNLLNKFGAAVSHFFMFKGFGLASLVFPVLLCLTGLYMFLGIDLRGLLTKWIWGLVLLIWVSVSLGFLGAQQPLLGGQIGFEMNDFLQDYTGKIGVMLLLLFGLVVILVRLFGFDPQAVGQAFSRLNVPGMSLSGNRKASETGASQPDATEATAAAMDLTAEGEGSQEAEPEPVKPDPYTHKKDIPSLSGDSQPADEDPGQELEIEVAEQEEETDETDLRSSQLVSDFGEFDPTLELSKYKFPHLDLLDTHGASGGITINQEELEENKNKIVDTLRNYKIGIAQIKATIGPTVTLYEIVPEAGIRISRIKNLEDDIALSLAALGIRIIAPIPGKGTIGIEVPNKKPTTVSMRSVIASKKFQNAEMQLPIALGKSISNETFVVDLAKMPHLLMAGATGQGKSVGLNAILTSLLYKRHPAEVKFVLVDPKKVELTLYNKIERHFLAKLPDTEEAIITDNTKVIHTLNSLCIEMDNRYELLKAALVRNIAEYNKKFKARKLNPNEGHRYLPYIVLVIDEFADLIMSAGKEVETPIARLAQLARAIGIHLIIATQRPSVNVITGLIKANFPARIAFRVTSKIDSRTILDTQGADQLIGRGDMLFTQGNDTIRLQCAFVDTPEVAKITEYIGSQRAYPDAHLLPEYVGEDSGTGLDYSIEERDDMFRDAAEVIVTAQQGSASLIQRKLKLGYNRAGRIIDQLEAAGIVGPFEGSKARQVLVPDIAALDQLLNNETN
- a CDS encoding LptF/LptG family permease, with the protein product MRILDQYILKRFLTNFFSSFVILMFIFIFQTIWLFIDDLAGKGLDIIIIGKFLFYLMPNLTEKVLPLTVLLSSILTFGAFAENYEFAAMKASGISLQRSMLPLIVFVSLLGFVTFYFANTVIPISEQKIYNLRRNIATLKPAAVITEGVFSDFEGKNIKVDRKYGENDRFLENVVIHEKSNLQRNTTVIKAATGELISGEGSDIIQLVLRDGHYYHEMTQASGSNQRTHPFAKADFDTYIMNIALPDNMEDLEADRNVETDRMKNVSRLRTDIDSIREHNFRVAAAFSRSTRSRMGVMTLSPADSVAAGGTDSSMVRSTDSIPRDSTLSDTAVADRNPEPDSELDTDAATGNKADTAQNRRADSLAAKIREQVGAAIQVPDTVLAASEYREIPRDEPLSAFLTFEKSRILDASRNSVRNILNSVKGKREELELSYKRYNRHILSLHNKFALALSCIILFFVGAPLGAIIRKGGLGLPMVVAIVLFLAYYFFGVFSNNYAKEGNIPPVLGAWLPTMIMLPLGVWLTRRATADRGLMSFGHFIDFIRDRFSRKKKAGTTKN
- a CDS encoding LolA family protein; amino-acid sequence: MKPRILIVILALLAVSSATAQQPEKAKALLDEVYDKVRGYDNIFVDFKFELNNTEANVRQETRGDLTLQGEKYVLNYMGAQQLYDGDKVYTVVPENEEVTIEDKSDDPGTVSPSRMLTFYREGHNYAWDVLQNVQGRKIQYVKLTPIDSDSDIRSILLGIDVETKHIYRLIETGSNGTKTTITVNSFKTDQPLSKSLFTFDEQKFTDDGYYIIRN
- the nhaC gene encoding Na+/H+ antiporter NhaC; translated protein: MAKPKSGKYRQDEHIVDNRELGIWEALIPVFALIGMLAYNVYVFGDEAIGGSNQFILLMGGAVAAIVGFFNKVSFKSMLAEVAENIKSTTGALLILLMVGALAGTWLISGIIPAMIYYGLQVLNPTIFLAACVVISAIISVATGSSWTTSATVGIALIGIGDALGISLGMTAGAVLSGAYFGDKMSPLSDTTNLAPAMAGGDLFSHIRYMSLTTTPTILITLAVFIILGFTLDTSGDADTGGILRSIEATFDISGWLFLVPAAVIFMIVRKTPPLVALLAGTLLGGVFALIFQPGVVAGITGAAELTFESGYKGVLNAITVTTSVPTDNAALSELFYAKGMEGMLGTIWLIVCAMVFGGIMDAIGALSRITGALLGMAKSTFSLFASTVGSCLALNITASDQYLAIVVPGKMFAKAYEDRGLAPENLSRTLEDSGTVTSVLIPWNTCGAYHSATLGVSVADYMFFAIFNWLSPFTTLFFAAFGIKIAQLREQISTTK